A genomic region of Desulfosarcina ovata subsp. ovata contains the following coding sequences:
- a CDS encoding YheT family hydrolase — protein MTGRACRTDATPTSPLAPARFCPPVFLRPAMIQTLLASAALRAWGKNSMLAAACETVLTSAEGVRLLGYMSRQPRPHQRGTVVLLHGWEGSANSTYIRTTGRFLFRRGFDVFRLNFRDHGSSHHLNPGIFYAVLLDEVFDAVRQVAEKERGRPIFLAGFSLGGNFALRIARKCAQAPIPGLRHVFAISPVLDPDKATDRIDANRFILHYFLKKWRRSLNTKQHIFPERYDFSDLINSETIREMTERLLVRYSAYDSAMAYFNGYNLVNDGLSEIQLPTTIVTAEDDPIIPVDDFYDLVISGTTRIMVQPHGGHNGFLEGWRMTGWYERVMAETFGSS, from the coding sequence GTGACCGGACGTGCCTGCCGGACAGATGCCACACCGACCTCGCCCCTGGCGCCTGCCCGTTTCTGTCCACCCGTTTTTCTGCGCCCGGCAATGATTCAAACCCTGCTGGCCAGCGCCGCCCTGCGCGCCTGGGGCAAGAATTCCATGCTGGCCGCGGCCTGCGAGACGGTCCTGACCAGCGCCGAGGGGGTGCGCCTGTTAGGGTACATGAGCCGCCAGCCCCGGCCCCACCAGCGGGGAACGGTGGTTTTGCTGCACGGCTGGGAGGGCAGTGCGAATTCCACCTACATTCGCACCACGGGCCGGTTTCTGTTTCGCCGCGGGTTCGATGTTTTTCGGCTCAATTTTCGTGACCACGGTTCCAGTCACCATCTGAACCCGGGGATTTTTTACGCGGTGCTGTTAGATGAGGTATTCGATGCTGTGCGCCAGGTGGCCGAGAAAGAGCGCGGGCGGCCGATATTTCTTGCCGGTTTCTCCCTGGGAGGCAATTTCGCCCTGCGCATCGCCCGCAAGTGCGCCCAGGCTCCCATTCCCGGCCTCAGGCATGTTTTCGCCATCAGTCCGGTGCTCGATCCGGACAAGGCTACCGACCGGATTGACGCAAACCGCTTTATTCTCCATTATTTCCTGAAAAAGTGGCGCCGGTCGCTTAACACCAAACAGCACATTTTTCCCGAGCGGTACGATTTTTCCGATCTGATCAACAGCGAAACCATCCGCGAGATGACCGAACGGCTGCTGGTGCGGTACAGTGCCTATGACAGCGCCATGGCCTACTTTAATGGATATAATCTGGTGAACGACGGGCTATCTGAAATTCAGCTGCCGACCACCATCGTGACCGCCGAGGATGACCCCATCATTCCCGTGGACGATTTTTACGACTTGGTGATCAGCGGCACCACCCGGATCATGGTTCAGCCTCACGGCGGACATAACGGGTTTCTGGAAGGGTGGCGGATGACGGGGTGGTATGAGCGGGTGATGGCTGAAACGTTTGGAAGTTCCTGA
- a CDS encoding type II toxin-antitoxin system Phd/YefM family antitoxin codes for MAVDATRKTGARTSNFVQLIKFPILSIQPSGCYSLSFVDSLADVIYYDHNKEQKCLSITIYGHGCTMTDILQIMPVTKVKRGLLDIIKSMQEEDATITLTRNGEPVGVMMTPDRYEAFLETIEVLADKHVLSGLRSSAKDFKTGKTYTDEEVWGGK; via the coding sequence GTGGCCGTTGATGCAACGCGGAAGACGGGCGCAAGAACAAGCAATTTCGTTCAATTAATAAAATTCCCGATCCTAAGTATCCAGCCATCCGGTTGCTATTCTTTATCATTTGTTGATTCTTTAGCCGATGTAATTTATTATGACCATAATAAAGAACAAAAATGTTTGTCGATTACTATTTACGGACATGGGTGCACAATGACTGACATCTTACAGATCATGCCTGTTACGAAGGTTAAACGAGGGTTGCTTGATATTATTAAATCAATGCAAGAGGAAGATGCGACAATTACGTTGACAAGAAACGGCGAACCTGTTGGCGTGATGATGACACCTGACCGTTACGAGGCATTTTTAGAAACAATTGAAGTTTTGGCCGATAAACACGTCCTTTCCGGATTACGGTCCTCCGCCAAAGATTTTAAGACCGGCAAGACATATACGGACGAGGAGGTATGGGGTGGTAAGTAA
- a CDS encoding type II toxin-antitoxin system RelE family toxin, which translates to MDDYRLVYSETAKIQILKLHPELKAIIRSRLDLLQKKPFKGKHLERELSSYRSLRAKRFRIIYKLNEAEKIIEIHYVGHRKDVYELFAEKIDWL; encoded by the coding sequence ATGGATGATTACCGCCTTGTTTATTCTGAAACCGCCAAAATACAGATTTTGAAATTACATCCCGAGTTGAAAGCGATCATTCGATCCCGGTTGGATTTACTTCAAAAAAAACCTTTTAAGGGTAAACATCTGGAAAGAGAATTGTCCAGTTACCGATCCTTAAGGGCAAAACGATTTCGGATTATTTACAAACTGAATGAAGCCGAGAAAATCATAGAGATCCATTACGTTGGTCATCGAAAGGACGTCTACGAATTGTTTGCTGAAAAAATCGATTGGCTATAA